A single region of the Natronoglycomyces albus genome encodes:
- a CDS encoding DUF4913 domain-containing protein, which yields MSEDNAPAYACLEDWVSQWLSPTINHRLGDQSQPGECWCEQWWDHAEALNRIYALWQEWEVARATSQMSTWWIYHFESHWRALTGEDGPFRECHPALHGESSKHIPDKALPCQPMPPETMAALPEGIPPHQDNPL from the coding sequence ATGAGTGAGGACAACGCTCCCGCGTATGCGTGTCTGGAGGACTGGGTGAGCCAGTGGCTGTCCCCCACGATTAACCACCGATTGGGCGACCAGTCACAACCAGGCGAGTGCTGGTGTGAGCAGTGGTGGGATCACGCCGAGGCGCTGAATCGGATCTATGCCCTATGGCAGGAATGGGAAGTTGCCCGAGCAACTTCCCAGATGTCCACGTGGTGGATCTACCATTTCGAGTCCCACTGGAGAGCGTTGACCGGCGAAGATGGCCCTTTTCGGGAGTGCCACCCCGCCCTACATGGTGAGAGCAGCAAACATATTCCCGATAAAGCCCTGCCCTGCCAGCCGATGCCACCAGAAACGATGGCGGCACTTCCTGAGGGAATACCACCACACCAAGACAATCCATTGTAG